GGCCTCTATTAACCACTCACCCGTCATTCCAGCGAAGACGGGTAAGTACTCGACCACTCTCATACCTAAAGGGAGAGAGTCAAATCCCTCCCTTTAACAAAGGGGGCCAACTCTCTACCCAGCAAGCTCTCCTCGGTTAGGGGCTTAACGGCCTGAGTAGTCACCCTGGCTTTTCAGACCATCCTCAGCCCGGTTTTTTCGCTGCATCGACCAGCTCCTGCAAGGGGTTGACCGTCTCCCGTGCCAACCATTCGTTGACCTGGATCGCATAGTGCTCATCGGACACCCCCAGCCTGCCATTGAACACGGGAATATCCTGGGAGAGGACATCCAGGGTCTCCGGGATCTCCACCGGGATAATGTCCCCCGGCTTGAGCTTGGCCACCTGGCGCAGGGTCAGCTGGGTCTCGGTGAGTACGCTGTGCAACTCCAGCCGTACCCGCATCAATTCTTCACGGATGGCCTTGGTCCAGCGGGCATCGGCCTCGCCCCGCTCACTGTGTACCCCGGCATCGAGCAACTCGCGGATCGGCTCCAGCATGGAATAGGGCAGGCAGACATGGAAATCGCCGCTGCCGCTTTCCAGATCGACGTGGAAGCTGGATACCACCACCACCTCGCTGGGATTCACGATGTTCGCAAACTGCGGATTCACCTCCATGTTTTCAAAGGAAAAGTCAACATGGAGCACGGGTGCCCAGGAGGCCTGCATATCAATAAAGACATGCTTGAGCAGGATCTGGATGACGCGGTTTTCGGTGGGGGTGAAATCACGCCCCTCGATCTTGGTGTGAAAGCGTCCACTGCCGCCGAAATAACAGTCCACCACGCTGAATACCAGCTTGGGGTCGAAGATCACCAGGGCCTTGCCGCGCAAGGGCGAGATACGCACTATGTTGAGACTGGTGGGCACGAACAGGCTGTGCACGAATTCAGAGAACTTGACCATCTGCACCGCCGAGACGGAAATATCGGCGGTGCGCCTGAGCATGTTGAACAGGCTGGTGCGGTAATAACGGCCAAAACGCTCGTTG
This is a stretch of genomic DNA from gamma proteobacterium SS-5. It encodes these proteins:
- the fliM gene encoding flagellar motor switch protein FliM, whose product is MSGSDLLSQDEIDALLHGVDGGDVETETDEGLPDGDASVYDFASQDRIVRGRMPTLEMINERFGRYYRTSLFNMLRRTADISVSAVQMVKFSEFVHSLFVPTSLNIVRISPLRGKALVIFDPKLVFSVVDCYFGGSGRFHTKIEGRDFTPTENRVIQILLKHVFIDMQASWAPVLHVDFSFENMEVNPQFANIVNPSEVVVVSSFHVDLESGSGDFHVCLPYSMLEPIRELLDAGVHSERGEADARWTKAIREELMRVRLELHSVLTETQLTLRQVAKLKPGDIIPVEIPETLDVLSQDIPVFNGRLGVSDEHYAIQVNEWLARETVNPLQELVDAAKKPG